A stretch of the Bacillus anthracis str. Vollum genome encodes the following:
- a CDS encoding ABC transporter substrate-binding protein — MLSACGGQEDTASTEPVKKQDLKDAKIESIPATDKKKSPEKANQRKDTFITAISKPGGVFLPYFQENGWDGNVTSVIFASLVTTDKQSKPIPDLAEKWDISADQLTYTFHLRKNLKFSDGSPLTADDVAFTLTLLHDKAYEGGLDIAQYAVKGGKEYKEGKTTSIEGIQVVDPQTIKITTEKVNSQALTNLGGPVLSKAYYGKDYKQNTSLDYLKALYGQPIAAGPYKFEKYVPGQEVRFVSNEHYYAGKPKIKNFIYKITSGDTGFQLFQTGELDYSGFRANPENIDQLKGLEFANINLESSSDIAYIYVNNKKSYLKDKKVRQALTYGLDRKKYVDTALQGYGSVANVPIAPVSWAYTEEGINKYPHDVEKAKKLLDEAGWKVGSDGVREKDGQKLKLTYYASNTGKTNDIFIPIAKESYKEIGVELNPELMDFNTMLSKVGKGDYDLAAVSTPGISDPSEVVSEYLSTNPKSDTGYNNPKVDELIVKGIGTTDIEKRKAIYKELYKELYKELSDDPPVILLNYRKLLYAHNARIKGIDPEKYDSISSNLPVLSIEQ; from the coding sequence GTGTTATCTGCTTGTGGGGGACAGGAGGATACGGCTTCTACAGAACCAGTAAAAAAGCAAGACTTAAAAGACGCTAAGATCGAATCAATTCCAGCTACAGATAAAAAGAAAAGTCCAGAGAAAGCAAATCAGCGAAAGGATACTTTTATTACGGCCATTTCTAAGCCAGGGGGAGTTTTCCTTCCATATTTCCAAGAGAATGGTTGGGATGGAAATGTAACGTCTGTAATTTTTGCGTCACTAGTAACAACAGACAAACAAAGTAAACCTATTCCGGATCTTGCAGAAAAATGGGATATTTCTGCTGACCAGTTAACATATACATTCCACTTACGTAAAAATTTAAAATTTAGTGATGGATCGCCTTTAACTGCAGATGACGTAGCATTTACGTTAACACTACTTCATGATAAAGCGTATGAAGGTGGATTGGATATTGCTCAGTATGCTGTTAAAGGCGGGAAAGAATATAAAGAAGGAAAAACGACTTCTATTGAAGGGATTCAAGTTGTTGATCCACAGACAATTAAAATTACAACTGAAAAAGTTAATTCACAGGCGCTAACTAATTTAGGTGGCCCAGTGCTATCAAAAGCTTATTATGGAAAAGATTATAAACAAAATACAAGTTTGGACTATTTAAAAGCATTATATGGGCAACCAATTGCAGCGGGTCCATATAAATTTGAAAAATATGTTCCAGGTCAAGAAGTACGCTTTGTTTCTAACGAACATTATTATGCAGGTAAACCAAAAATCAAAAACTTTATTTATAAAATCACATCAGGTGATACTGGATTCCAATTATTCCAAACAGGTGAACTGGACTATAGTGGATTTAGAGCGAACCCTGAAAATATAGACCAATTAAAAGGATTAGAGTTTGCAAATATTAATCTTGAATCATCAAGTGATATTGCTTATATCTATGTAAATAATAAGAAGTCGTATTTGAAAGATAAAAAGGTACGCCAAGCACTTACTTATGGATTAGACCGTAAGAAGTATGTGGATACAGCTTTACAAGGATATGGCTCTGTTGCTAATGTACCAATTGCTCCAGTTTCATGGGCATATACAGAAGAAGGTATTAATAAATATCCACACGACGTAGAAAAGGCTAAAAAATTATTGGATGAAGCTGGTTGGAAAGTAGGTTCTGACGGGGTTCGTGAAAAAGATGGTCAAAAGTTAAAATTAACATACTATGCATCAAATACAGGTAAGACAAATGATATCTTTATTCCAATTGCAAAAGAAAGTTACAAAGAAATTGGTGTTGAATTAAATCCAGAGTTGATGGACTTTAATACGATGCTTTCAAAAGTAGGAAAAGGTGACTACGATTTAGCGGCAGTTTCAACACCAGGGATTAGTGATCCAAGTGAAGTTGTAAGTGAGTACTTATCAACTAATCCAAAAAGTGATACGGGTTATAATAATCCGAAAGTAGATGAGTTGATTGTAAAAGGTATAGGAACGACAGATATTGAAAAACGTAAAGCGATTTATAAAGAGCTGTATAAAGAGCTGTATAAAGAGTTAAGTGATGATCCACCAGTTATTTTATTAAACTATCGTAAACTACTTTATGCTCATAATGCACGTATAAAAGGAATTGATCCAGAAAAGTACGATAGCATCAGTTCCAACTTACCAGTGTTATCTATTGAACAATAA
- a CDS encoding ABC transporter permease, whose translation MKTYIIRRFLQMIPTLFGTSIIIFFLFALLPGDYIDSNPKLTPERAQELRELYGLNKPIIERYFHWLVNALHGDFGFSLQYQEPVTSLLNKFIWNTFIVAVAALFFTWIIALIIGVISATKQHSWFDRLVTIGVFAAMSFPSFFIGLFLIKLLAVDLKLLPIGGMIDIGSNSTGIAYILEVLRHMILPVFILTLLGVGSLTRYFRTGMLDVIRQDYIRTARAKGLKERTVIYKHALKNAILPAITLLAFELPGLFSGAIIIEQIFNWPGIGSIQLEALNFRDYTVLMAFTMFLSCLTIMANFLADIVYAFVDPRIRLK comes from the coding sequence GTGAAAACATATATCATTCGTAGGTTCCTTCAAATGATCCCTACATTGTTTGGTACATCTATTATTATTTTTTTCTTATTTGCACTTTTGCCGGGAGATTATATTGATTCAAATCCAAAATTAACACCAGAGAGAGCCCAAGAATTAAGGGAATTATACGGCTTAAACAAACCAATTATTGAAAGGTATTTTCATTGGTTAGTGAATGCTTTGCATGGTGATTTTGGATTTTCTTTACAGTATCAAGAACCGGTAACTTCATTACTTAATAAATTCATTTGGAATACATTTATTGTTGCTGTTGCAGCTTTATTTTTCACTTGGATTATTGCTCTTATTATTGGGGTTATTTCTGCAACAAAGCAGCACTCTTGGTTTGATAGATTGGTAACAATCGGTGTATTTGCAGCAATGTCATTTCCATCATTCTTTATTGGACTATTTTTAATTAAATTATTAGCAGTTGATTTAAAGTTATTACCTATTGGTGGCATGATTGATATTGGGAGTAACTCAACAGGGATAGCATACATATTAGAGGTATTACGTCATATGATTCTACCTGTATTTATTTTAACGCTTCTTGGTGTAGGATCGTTAACACGATATTTTAGAACTGGCATGTTGGATGTTATTAGACAAGATTATATTCGTACCGCTCGTGCAAAAGGTTTAAAAGAAAGAACCGTTATTTATAAACATGCATTGAAAAATGCAATTTTGCCAGCAATTACATTACTCGCTTTTGAATTACCGGGTTTATTTTCAGGAGCTATTATTATTGAACAGATTTTTAATTGGCCAGGGATTGGGAGTATTCAATTAGAAGCATTAAACTTCCGTGATTATACGGTATTAATGGCGTTTACAATGTTTCTTTCTTGTTTAACAATTATGGCTAATTTCTTAGCTGATATTGTATATGCGTTTGTTGATCCAAGAATTCGATTGAAGTAA